The Raphanus sativus cultivar WK10039 chromosome 2, ASM80110v3, whole genome shotgun sequence genome includes a region encoding these proteins:
- the LOC108839777 gene encoding adenine nucleotide transporter BT1, chloroplastic/mitochondrial produces the protein MGKTGIQLFDDSRNGLFSVSDLGCDWSLTGVNHHHHHSIGALFASVNQTNPLGSGFGSGSLSSPDPSHTLSAQLNGKVEEWEEEVINGEKTKKKKKNGGGGGLKLKIKVGNPSLRRLISGAVAGAVSRTVVAPLETIRTHLMVGSGGNSSTEVFGDIMKHEGWTGLFRGNLVNVIRVAPARAVELFVFETVNKKLSPEHGEQSKIPIPASLLAGACAGVSQTLLTYPLELVKTRLTIQRGVYKGIFDAFVKIIREEGPTELYRGLAPSLIGVVPYAATNYFAYDSLRKAYRGFSKQEKIGNIETLLIGSLAGALSSTATFPLEVARKHMQVGAVSGRVVYKNMLDALVSILEHEGILGWYKGLGPSCLKLVPAAGISFMCYEACKKILVENNNQEA, from the exons ATGGGGAAAACTGGAATCCAGCTGTTTGACGATTCAAGGAACGGTCTTTTCTCCGTTTCCGATTTGGGATGTGACTGGAGCTTAACCGGCGttaaccaccaccaccaccactcaATTGGTGCCCTCTTCGCCAGCGTCAACCAAACCAATCCATTGGGATCCGGGTTCGGTTCCGGATCCCTCTCTTCTCCGGATCCTTCCCACACCTTATCCGCACAGCTCAATGGGAAAGTGGAAGAGTGGGAAGAAGAAGTAATTAATGgcgagaagacgaagaagaagaagaagaatggtggtggtggtgggctGAAGCTGAAGATAAAGGTCGGCAATCCTTCCTTGCGCCGGCTAATAAGCGGAGCCGTGGCTGGAGCCGTCTCGAGAACCGTGGTTGCTCCCTTGGAGACCATCAGGACGCATCTGATGGTGGGAAGTGGCGGCAACTCCTCCACTGAAGTGTTTGGTGATATCATGAAACATGAAGGTTGGACTGGTCTCTTCAGGGGTAACTTGGTCAATGTCATTCGTGTCGCTCCTGCTCGTGCCGTCGAG CTTTTTGTATTCGAGACAGTGAACAAGAAACTGTCACCAGAACATGGAGAGCAATCCAAAATCCCAATCCCAGCTTCATTACTCGCTGGTGCTTGTGCTGGAGTTAGCCAAACTCTCTTGACTTACCCTCTCGAACTAGTCAAGACTCGTCTTACCATTCAG AGAGGTGTTTACAAAGGGATATTCGATGCATTTGTGAAAATCATACGCGAGGAAGGACCCACAGAACTCTACAGGGGTCTTGCTCCTAGTCTTATTGGAGTTGTTCCATATGCAGCCACCAACTACTTTGCATACGACTCCCTTAGAAAAGCATACCGGGGCTTTTCAAAGCAAGAGAAGATTGGGAACATTGAGACTCTTCTGATAGGTTCTTTAGCTGGTGCACTATCGAGCACGGCCACTTTCCCTCTCGAGGTGGCTCGGAAGCATATGCAGGTTGGAGCTGTTAGCGGGAGAGTTGTGTACAAGAACATGTTGGATGCTCTGGTGAGCATACTTGAGCACGAAGGTATTCTCGGTTGGTACAAAGGTCTTGGACCTAGTTGCTTGAAGTTGGTTCCTGCTGCTGGAATCTCTTTCATGTGCTATGAAGCTTGCAAGAAGATACTGGTCGAGAACAACAACCAAGAAGCCTGA
- the LOC108839776 gene encoding LOW QUALITY PROTEIN: cellulose synthase A catalytic subunit 1 [UDP-forming] (The sequence of the model RefSeq protein was modified relative to this genomic sequence to represent the inferred CDS: inserted 3 bases in 2 codons) — MEASSGLVAGSYRRNELVRIRHESDGGSKPLKNMDREICQICGDHAGLTETGDLFVACNECAFPVCRPCYEYERKDGTQCCPHCKTRYRRLRGSPRVEGDEDEDDVDDIENEFSYAQGANKPRRREEFSSSSRHESQPIPLLTHGHTVSGEIRTPDTQSVRTTSGPLGPGDRNAISSPYIDPRQPVPVRIVDPSKDLNSYGLGNVDWKERVEGWKLKQEKNMLQMTGKYHEGKGGEIEGTGSNGEELQMADDTRLPMSRIVPIPPSHLTPYRVVIILRLIILGFFLQYRTTHPVKDAYPLWLTSVICEIWFAFSWLLDQFPNGXPINRETYLDRLAIRYDRDGEPSQLTPVDVFVSTVDPLKEPPLVTANTVLSILAVDYPVDKVACYVSDDGAAMLTFESLSETAEFAKKWVPFCKKFSIEPRAPEFYFQQKIDYLKDKIQPSFVKERRAMKREYEEFKVRINALVAKAQKVPEEGWTMQDGTPWPGNNTRDHPGMIQVFLGHSGGLDTDGNELPRLIYVSREKRPGFQHHKKAGAMNALIRVSAVLTNGAYLLNVDCDHYFNNSKAIKEAMCFLMDPAYGKKCCYVQFPQRFDGIDLHDRYANRNIVFFDINLKGLDGIQGPVYVGTGCCFNRQALYGYDPVLTEEDLQPNIIVKSCCGSRKKGKNSKKYSYDQKRRGISRSNSNAPLFNMDDIDEGFEGYDDDRSILMSQKSVEKRFGQSPVFIAATFMEQGGIPPTTNPATLLKEAIHVISCGYEDKSEWGKEIGWIYGSVTEDILTGFKMHARGWMSIYCNPPRPAFKGSAPINLSDRLNQVLRWALGSIEILLSRHCPXWYGYTGRLRLLERLAYINTIVYPITALPLIAYCILPAFCLITDKFIIPEISNYASIWFILLFISIAVTGILELRWSGVSIEDWWRNEQFWVIGGTSAHLFAVFQGLLKVLAGIDTNFTVTSKASDEDGDFAELYIFKWTALLIPPTTVLVVNLIGIVAGVSYAVNSGYQSWGPLFGKLFFALWVIAHLYPFLKGLLGRQNRTPTIVIVWSVLLASIFSLLWVRINPFVSVTPQANPNAVPGGVF; from the exons ATGGAGGCGAGTTCCGGCTTGGTTGCTGGATCTTACCGGAGAAACGAGCTCGTTCGTATCCGTCACGAATCTGACGGCGGG TCAAAACCTTTGAAGAATATGGATCGTGAGATATGTCAGATCTGTGGTGACCACGCTGGTCTCACTGAAACTGGAGATCTCTTTGTTGCTTGCAATGAATGTGCCTTCCCTGTGTGTCGTCCTTGCTATGAGTACGAGAGGAAAGATGGAACTCAGTGCTGCCCTCACTGCAAGACTAGATACAGACGCCTCAggg GGAGTCCTCGTGTTGAAGGagatgaggatgaggatgatgttgatgatattGAGAATGAGTTCAGTTACGCCCAGGGAGCTAACAAACCCAGACGCCGTGAAGAGTTTTCTTCCTCCTCTAGACATGAATCTCAGCCAATTCCTCTTCTCACCCATGGCCATACG GTTTCTGGGGAAATTCGCACGCCTGATACACAATCTGTGCGAACTACATCAGGTCCTTTGGGGCCTGGTGACAGGAACGCCATTTCATCTCCATACATTGACCCACGCCAACCTG TCCCTGTAAGGATCGTGGACCCGTCAAAAGACTTGAACTCTTATGGGCTTGGAAATGTTGACTGGAAAGAAAGGGTTGAAGGCTGGAAGCTGAAACAGGAGAAGAATATGTTGCAGATGACTGGTAAATATCATGAAGGGAAAGGAGGAGAAATTGAAGGGACTGGTTCCAACGGCGAAGAACTCCAAAT GGCTGATGATACGCGACTTCCTATGAGCCGTATTGTGCCTATCCCGCCTTCTCATCTGACACCTTACCGGGTTGTGATTATTCTCCGGCTTATCATCTTGGGATTCTTCTTGCAATACCGTACAACTCACCCTGTGAAAGATGCATATCCGTTGTGGTTGACCTCAGTTATTTGTGAGATCTGGTTTGCATTTTCCTGGCTTCTTGATCAGTTTCCCAATGG ACCCATTAACAGAGAGACTTATCTTGACCGTCTCGCTATAAG ATATGATCGAGATGGTGAACCATCACAGCTTACACCTGTTGATGTGTTTGTTAGTACGGTGGACCCGCTGAAAGAGCCTCCTCTTGTGACGGCAAACACAGTTCTCTCAATTCTTGCCGTGGACTACCCGGTAGATAAAGTAGCCTGTTATGTTTCAGATGATGGTGCAGCGATGCTTACGTTCGAATCTCTTTCTGAAACTGCTGAGTTCGCAAAGAAATGGGTGCCTTTTTGCAAGAAATTCAGCATTGAACCCAGGGCCCCTGAATTCTATTTTCAGCAGAAGATAGATTACTTGAAGGACAAGATCCAGCCTTCTTTTGTTAAAGAGCGACGAGCTATGAAG AGAGAGTATGAAGAGTTTAAGGTGAGGATCAATGCACTTGTTGCTAAAGCACAGAAAGTCCCTGAAGAAGGCTGGACGATGCAGGATGGTACTCCCTGGCCTGGTAACAACACTAGAGATCATCCTGGAATGATCCAG GTGTTCTTAGGCCACAGTGGAGGTCTGGATACCGATGGAAATGAACTGCCTAGACTCATCTATGTTTCTCGTGAAAAGCGGCCTGGATTCCAACATCACAAGAAGGCTGGAGCTATGAATGCCTTG ATCCGTGTTTCTGCTGTTCTTACCAATGGAGCATATCTTTTGAACGTGGATTGTGATCATTACTTCAACAACAGCAAGGCTATCAAAGAAGCTATGTGTTTCTTGATGGACCCTGCTTATGGAAAGAAGTGCTGCTATGTCCAGTTCCCACAGCGTTTCGATGGTATTGACTTGCACGATCGATATGCCAACAGGAATATTGTCTTCTTCGAT ATTAACTTGAAGGGGTTAGATGGTATCCAAGGTCCAGTATATGTGGGTACTGGATGTTGTTTCAATAGGCAAGCTCTATATGGATATGATCCTGTTTTGACAGAGGAAGATTTACAACCAAATATCATTGTCAAGAGCTGCTGCGGCTCAAGGAAGAAAGGAAAGAACAGCAAGAAGTATAGCTATGATCAAAAAAGGAGAGGCATCAGCAGAAGTAACTCCAATGCTCCACTTTTCAACATGGATGACATCGATGAGGGTTTCGAAG GATATGACGATGATAGGTCTATTCTAATGTCCCAGAAGAGTGTAGAGAAGCGTTTTGGTCAGTCGCCAGTATTTATTGCGGCCACCTTCATGGAACAAGGTGGCATTCCACCAACAACCAATCCAGCTACTCTTCTCAAGGAGGCTATTCATGTTATAAGCTGTGGTTACGAGGACAAGAGTGAATGGGGAAAAGAG ATTGGTTGGATCTACGGTTCAGTGACAGAAGATATTCTTACTGGGTTCAAGATGCATGCCCGTGGTTGGATGTCTATCTACTGCAATCCTCCACGACCTGCCTTCAAGGGATCTGCACCAATCAATCTTTCTGATCGTTTGAACCAAGTTCTTCGATGGGCATTGGGATCTATCGAGATTCTTTTGAGCAGACATTGCC TCTGGTATGGCTATACAGGAAGGTTGAGACTTTTGGAGAGGCTCGCTTACATCAACACCATTGTCTACCCTATTACAGCTCTCCCTCTCATCGCCTATTGTATCCTTCCAGCTTTTTGCCTCATCACCGACAAGTTCATCATACCTGAG ATAAGCAACTACGCGAGTATTTGGTTCATTCTACTCTTTATCTCAATTGCTGTGACTGGAATCTTGGAGTTGAGATGGAGTGGTGTGAGCATTGAAGACTGGTGGAGGAACGAGCAGTTCTGGGTCATCGGTGGCACATCTGCTCATCTTTTTGCAGTCTTCCAAGGTCTGCTCAAGGTACTTGCCGGTATCGACACTAACTTCACTGTCACATCCAAAGCCTCGGACGAAGATGGGGATTTCGCAGAGCTTTACATCTTCAAATGGACAGCTCTTCTCATTCCACCAACCACTGTCCTAGTTGTGAACCTCATAGGCATTGTGGCTGGTGTCTCCTATGCTGTGAACAGCGGGTACCAGTCATGGGGTCCGCTCTTTGGGAAGCTTTTCTTCGCGTTATGGGTCATTGCTCATCTCTACCCGTTCTTGAAAGGTCTACTGGGAAGACAGAACAGAACGCCAACCATCGTCATTGTGTGGTCTGTTCTTCTCGCCTCCATCTTTTCGCTGCTTTGGGTCAGGATCAATCCATTCGTCTCTGTCACTCCACAGGCCAATCCCAATGCCGTCCCAGGAGGTGTCTTTTAG
- the LOC130508196 gene encoding peptidyl-prolyl cis-trans isomerase CYP95-like isoform X2 produces the protein MAKKKNPQVYMDVCIDGDPAETMVFELFPEVAPKTSENFRALCTGEKGIGPRSGKPLHYKGSFFHRILKGSSAQAGDFVNRDGTGGESIYAGKFPDESPKLRHDEPGLLSMAVAERDKLGSHFHITFRPNHHLDRKNVVFGKLIQGKEVLKKIERVGDEEGKPTVTVKIIRCGEYSGDKKKHTIDDGKRSRHKRSSRERRKKRRRHSSSESESSSDSETDSSESDSESDSDSSSDVSSSSQERRKKRKRSSKKDKHRRSKRRDKRHEKKRRIRDKRSKRKSRRSPDNLIGEEGNSESDANADIEGKTRKPRVSIRKGNSPLDFGKEAESLHQDKKEGPDLLDKDDDASDHISDRQHDFVDDHPSKSRSWSLSPKRKTSKSTSISPRRSLSKSPSLSPRRNVKNLTNRRSKSPESEALGRLMRSRSKSVSRSPVRTKGGRDINRSLSRSISRSPLRSPVRDISRSPSRSISRSPSRSPVRDTSRSPVRGRSARSPSRSPVKSSASRGSLGRGPLRRARRSPSRSPVRSSRRSLSRSPSISPRRSLSRSPVRSHRKSVSRSPVRSPRRSVSKSPVRSTRKSVSRSPIRSSRRSISRSPVRGGRRRISRSPIHARRRSPFGRRRSLSRSASPDGRIRRGRGFSQRYSYARRYRASPTPDRSPYRLSDRSDRDRFRSHRRYSPRRFRSPLRARTPPRLRRRSRSVSPSPRHRRGYSRSPIRSRSPYRKRRSPSPASRSPIRSRSPYRKRRSPSPASRSPSPSGSRSRSISKSPIGAAGKARSVSRSPSKSSSSSSGDSSGGHKPLVAYD, from the exons ATGGCGAAAAAGAAGAATCCGCAGGTTTATATGGATGTATGCATTGATGGAGATCCAGCTGAGACTATGGTTTTTGAG CTTTTCCCTGAAGTCGCTCCCAAGACGTCAGAGAATTTCCGTGCACTATGCACAG GGGAGAAAGGCATCGGACCCAGAAGTGGAAAACCTTTACATTACAAAGGATCCTTTTTCCACAGAATACTGAAAGGTTCCTCAGCACAG gctGGCGACTTTGTGAATCGAGATG GTACTGGTGGGGAAAGCATATATGCTGGAAAATTTCCAG ATGAGTCACCAAAACTAAGGCATGATGAGCCTGGTCTTTTATCCATGGCAGTTGCTGAACGTGACAAGTTGGGATCACACTTTCATATTACCTTCAGACCAAATCACCATCTTGACAG GAAGAATGTTGTTTTTGGAAAGCTTATTCAAGGAAAAGAGGTACTAAAGAAAATTGAACGCGTGGGAGACGAAGAAGGTAAACCTACCGTCACGGTGAAAATAATCCGTTGTGGAGAGTATTCTGGAG ACAAGAAGAAGCATACGATTGATGATGGAAAAAGGAGTAGGCACAAGAGATCttcaagagagagaagaaagaagaggcgGAGACACTCATCATCTGAGTCCGAAAGCTCTTCAGATTCCGAGACGGATTCCTCAGAATCTGATAGCGAGTCAGATTCAGATTCGTCTTCTGACGTTAGTTCCTCGAGCCAGGAGAGgcggaagaagagaaaaagaagttCAAAGAAAGATAAGCACAGGCGGTCTAAACGAAGAGATAAGCGCCATGAGAAAAAGAGGAGGATACGTGATAAGAGATCGAAACGCAAATCAAGAAG GTCCCCAGACAATCTTATAGGGGAAGAAGGCAACAGCGAAAGTGATGCTAATGCTGATATTGAGGGGAAAACGAGGAAACCCAGAGTCTCGATTAGAAAAG GTAACTCTCCACTAGACTTTGGAAAAGAAGCTGAATCACTTCACCAGGACAAAAAGGAGGGGCCGGATTTACTTGATAAGGATGATGACGCATCAGACCACATTTCTGATAGGCAACATGATTTTGTTGATGATCATCCTAGCAAATCTAG GAGCTGGAGCTTGAGTCCTAAGAGGAAAACAAGTAAGAGCACAAGTATTAGTCCCAGGAGGAGTCTGAGTAAGAGTCCGAGCTTAAGTCCTAGACGGAATGTGAAGAACTTGACAAACAGAAGAAGCAAAAGCCCAGAGAGTGAGGCGTTAGGCAGGCTTATGAGGAGCCGTAGCAAAAGCGTTAGTAGAAGTCCAGTACGGACGAAAGGCGGAAGAGATATTAATAGAAGTCTTTCTAGGAGTATAAGCAGAAGTCCACTGAGGAGCCCTGTAAGGGATATTAGCAGAAGTCCTTCGAGGAGTATAAGCAGAAGTCCATCGAGAAGCCCTGTAAGGGATACTAGCAGAAGTCCAGTGAGAGGTAGGAGTGCTAGAAGCCCAAGCAGGAGCCCTGTAAAATCATCAGCATCTCGAGGAAGCCTTGGGAGGGGCCCACTTAGAAGAGCAAGAAGATCACCTAGCAGAAGTCCAGTTCGGTCTTCTAGAAGAAGCCTGAGCCGGAGTCCCTCTATATCACCTAGGAGATCATTGAGCAGGAGCCCAGTCCGATCACATAGGAAGAGTGTGAGCAGGAGTCCTGTTAGATCACCTAGGAGATCAGTGAGCAAGAGTCCAGTCCGATCAACTAGGAAGAGTGTGAGCAGGAGTCCGATTCGATCGTCCAGGAGAAGTATCAGCAGGAGTCCTGttagaggaggaagaagaagaatcagtaGAAGTCCAATTCATGCGAGGAGAAGAAGTCCTTTTGGCCGTAGAAGAAGTTTGTCAAGAAGTGCATCTCCTGATGGACGcataagaagaggaagaggattcAGTCAGAGATACTCTTACGCTCGTAGATACAGAGCCTCTCCAACTCCTGATCGTTCTCCTTATCGCTTGAGTGATAGGAGTGACCGTGACAG ATTTCGAAGTCACAGAAGGTACTCTCCAAGACGGTTTAGAAGTCCATTAAGAGCAAGAACACCTCCAAG gttaagaagaagaagccgaTCTGTATCGCCTAGTCCACGTCATCGCCGGGGTTACAGCCGCAGCCCTATCCGTAGCCGTTCACCGTATAGGAAGAGAAGGTCACCATCCCCTGCTAGCCGCAGCCCTATCCGTAGCCGTTCACCGTATAGGAAGAGAAGGTCACCGTCCCCTGCTAGTCGCAGCCCAAGTCCTTCAGGGTCAAGATCAAGATCTATTTCAAAGTCTCCCATTGGGGCGGCAGGGAAAGCAAGATCAGTGTCAAGATCACCATCTAAATCGAGTTCTTCGTCCTCAGGTGATAGCTCAGGTGGGCATAAGCCATTAGTAGCCTATGATTAG
- the LOC130508196 gene encoding peptidyl-prolyl cis-trans isomerase CYP95-like isoform X1 — MAKKKNPQVYMDVCIDGDPAETMVFELFPEVAPKTSENFRALCTGEKGIGPRSGKPLHYKGSFFHRILKGSSAQAGDFVNRDGTGGESIYAGKFPDESPKLRHDEPGLLSMAVAERDKLGSHFHITFRPNHHLDRKNVVFGKLIQGKEVLKKIERVGDEEGKPTVTVKIIRCGEYSGDKKKHTIDDGKRSRHKRSSRERRKKRRRHSSSESESSSDSETDSSESDSESDSDSSSDVSSSSQERRKKRKRSSKKDKHRRSKRRDKRHEKKRRIRDKRSKRKSRRSPDNLIGEEGNSESDANADIEGKTRKPRVSIRKGNSPLDFGKEAESLHQDKKEGPDLLDKDDDASDHISDRQHDFVDDHPSKSRSWSLSPKRKTSKSTSISPRRSLSKSPSLSPRRNVKNLTNRRSKSPESEALGRLMRSRSKSVSRSPVRTKGGRDINRSLSRSISRSPLRSPVRDISRSPSRSISRSPSRSPVRDTSRSPVRGRSARSPSRSPVKSSASRGSLGRGPLRRARRSPSRSPVRSSRRSLSRSPSISPRRSLSRSPVRSHRKSVSRSPVRSPRRSVSKSPVRSTRKSVSRSPIRSSRRSISRSPVRGGRRRISRSPIHARRRSPFGRRRSLSRSASPDGRIRRGRGFSQRYSYARRYRASPTPDRSPYRLSDRSDRDRFRSHRRYSPRRFRSPLRARTPPSNLRLRRRSRSVSPSPRHRRGYSRSPIRSRSPYRKRRSPSPASRSPIRSRSPYRKRRSPSPASRSPSPSGSRSRSISKSPIGAAGKARSVSRSPSKSSSSSSGDSSGGHKPLVAYD, encoded by the exons ATGGCGAAAAAGAAGAATCCGCAGGTTTATATGGATGTATGCATTGATGGAGATCCAGCTGAGACTATGGTTTTTGAG CTTTTCCCTGAAGTCGCTCCCAAGACGTCAGAGAATTTCCGTGCACTATGCACAG GGGAGAAAGGCATCGGACCCAGAAGTGGAAAACCTTTACATTACAAAGGATCCTTTTTCCACAGAATACTGAAAGGTTCCTCAGCACAG gctGGCGACTTTGTGAATCGAGATG GTACTGGTGGGGAAAGCATATATGCTGGAAAATTTCCAG ATGAGTCACCAAAACTAAGGCATGATGAGCCTGGTCTTTTATCCATGGCAGTTGCTGAACGTGACAAGTTGGGATCACACTTTCATATTACCTTCAGACCAAATCACCATCTTGACAG GAAGAATGTTGTTTTTGGAAAGCTTATTCAAGGAAAAGAGGTACTAAAGAAAATTGAACGCGTGGGAGACGAAGAAGGTAAACCTACCGTCACGGTGAAAATAATCCGTTGTGGAGAGTATTCTGGAG ACAAGAAGAAGCATACGATTGATGATGGAAAAAGGAGTAGGCACAAGAGATCttcaagagagagaagaaagaagaggcgGAGACACTCATCATCTGAGTCCGAAAGCTCTTCAGATTCCGAGACGGATTCCTCAGAATCTGATAGCGAGTCAGATTCAGATTCGTCTTCTGACGTTAGTTCCTCGAGCCAGGAGAGgcggaagaagagaaaaagaagttCAAAGAAAGATAAGCACAGGCGGTCTAAACGAAGAGATAAGCGCCATGAGAAAAAGAGGAGGATACGTGATAAGAGATCGAAACGCAAATCAAGAAG GTCCCCAGACAATCTTATAGGGGAAGAAGGCAACAGCGAAAGTGATGCTAATGCTGATATTGAGGGGAAAACGAGGAAACCCAGAGTCTCGATTAGAAAAG GTAACTCTCCACTAGACTTTGGAAAAGAAGCTGAATCACTTCACCAGGACAAAAAGGAGGGGCCGGATTTACTTGATAAGGATGATGACGCATCAGACCACATTTCTGATAGGCAACATGATTTTGTTGATGATCATCCTAGCAAATCTAG GAGCTGGAGCTTGAGTCCTAAGAGGAAAACAAGTAAGAGCACAAGTATTAGTCCCAGGAGGAGTCTGAGTAAGAGTCCGAGCTTAAGTCCTAGACGGAATGTGAAGAACTTGACAAACAGAAGAAGCAAAAGCCCAGAGAGTGAGGCGTTAGGCAGGCTTATGAGGAGCCGTAGCAAAAGCGTTAGTAGAAGTCCAGTACGGACGAAAGGCGGAAGAGATATTAATAGAAGTCTTTCTAGGAGTATAAGCAGAAGTCCACTGAGGAGCCCTGTAAGGGATATTAGCAGAAGTCCTTCGAGGAGTATAAGCAGAAGTCCATCGAGAAGCCCTGTAAGGGATACTAGCAGAAGTCCAGTGAGAGGTAGGAGTGCTAGAAGCCCAAGCAGGAGCCCTGTAAAATCATCAGCATCTCGAGGAAGCCTTGGGAGGGGCCCACTTAGAAGAGCAAGAAGATCACCTAGCAGAAGTCCAGTTCGGTCTTCTAGAAGAAGCCTGAGCCGGAGTCCCTCTATATCACCTAGGAGATCATTGAGCAGGAGCCCAGTCCGATCACATAGGAAGAGTGTGAGCAGGAGTCCTGTTAGATCACCTAGGAGATCAGTGAGCAAGAGTCCAGTCCGATCAACTAGGAAGAGTGTGAGCAGGAGTCCGATTCGATCGTCCAGGAGAAGTATCAGCAGGAGTCCTGttagaggaggaagaagaagaatcagtaGAAGTCCAATTCATGCGAGGAGAAGAAGTCCTTTTGGCCGTAGAAGAAGTTTGTCAAGAAGTGCATCTCCTGATGGACGcataagaagaggaagaggattcAGTCAGAGATACTCTTACGCTCGTAGATACAGAGCCTCTCCAACTCCTGATCGTTCTCCTTATCGCTTGAGTGATAGGAGTGACCGTGACAG ATTTCGAAGTCACAGAAGGTACTCTCCAAGACGGTTTAGAAGTCCATTAAGAGCAAGAACACCTCCAAG TAATCTcaggttaagaagaagaagccgaTCTGTATCGCCTAGTCCACGTCATCGCCGGGGTTACAGCCGCAGCCCTATCCGTAGCCGTTCACCGTATAGGAAGAGAAGGTCACCATCCCCTGCTAGCCGCAGCCCTATCCGTAGCCGTTCACCGTATAGGAAGAGAAGGTCACCGTCCCCTGCTAGTCGCAGCCCAAGTCCTTCAGGGTCAAGATCAAGATCTATTTCAAAGTCTCCCATTGGGGCGGCAGGGAAAGCAAGATCAGTGTCAAGATCACCATCTAAATCGAGTTCTTCGTCCTCAGGTGATAGCTCAGGTGGGCATAAGCCATTAGTAGCCTATGATTAG